Sequence from the Malaciobacter pacificus genome:
CCAGAGAAAAATCCTCTAGCTTGTTTTAATACTTTCTTGTGTCTTCTTCTTCTAACTACACCAGTTTTTACTCTAGGCATATCTTTCCTTTCTTTACCTTAATTTAATAGGTGTCGACTAATCAACCATAAATGGGAGTCGAACTTGTCCACTTTGTGGAGGGACTACAAAATTACTTAAATATTTAAGTAATTACGCTTTACATAACATCGCGTTAACTCTACCAGTGTCAGAACTAGATACAGTTTGCGGGCTTCTTAAATTTCTTTTTCTCTTTTGAGATTTTTTTGTTAAGATGTGGCTTCTAAATGCAGAACCTCTTTTAATAGATCCGTTCTTTTTCACTTTAAATCTTTTTAAAGCGCCACTTTTTGATTTCATCTTTGGCATTGAAAAATCCTTCCTTATAAATTTGCATTTTCATAAATATATGAAAAAGTTTTGGATTCTACTTAAAAAATGCTTAGTTTAAGTTTAAATATTAGTTTTTAGAAAGAAGAAGAGATATAAAATCTCTTCTTTAAAAGTGAGTAGTATTTATTTAAATTAGTCTTTCTTTGGTAGAACCATCATGTTTACAAATCTTCCTTCTTGTTTTGGAAGACCATCTCTATCACCATACTCTTCTAGCATTGGCCATACTTTTTCTAGTACTTCAGCACCTGCTTCAGGATGAGCCATTTCTCTACCTTTTAAGAATACTCTACATTTTACGTGGTAACCTTTTTGTAAGAATTCAATAGCGTGTTTAACTTTATAATTGATATCATTTTCTGCAATTTTAACAGAGAATTTAACCTCTTTTACTACGATAACTTTTTGGTTTTTCTTAGCTTCTTTTTTCTTCTTTTCTTGTTGGTATTTAAATTTACCATAATCCATGATTTTTGCAACTGGTGGTTTTGCATCAGGTGCAATTAAAACTAAGTCTAATCCTAAATCATCTGCAGTTTGTTGTGCATCTCTTGTTGAAATAATTCCATAATTTGTTCCATCATCACCTGTACATCTTACTTCAGGAACTCTAATATCCTCATTCATTATTGCTTCTG
This genomic interval carries:
- the infC gene encoding translation initiation factor IF-3; this encodes MNEDIRVPEVRCTGDDGTNYGIISTRDAQQTADDLGLDLVLIAPDAKPPVAKIMDYGKFKYQQEKKKKEAKKNQKVIVVKEVKFSVKIAENDINYKVKHAIEFLQKGYHVKCRVFLKGREMAHPEAGAEVLEKVWPMLEEYGDRDGLPKQEGRFVNMMVLPKKD
- the rpmI gene encoding 50S ribosomal protein L35 — encoded protein: MPKMKSKSGALKRFKVKKNGSIKRGSAFRSHILTKKSQKRKRNLRSPQTVSSSDTGRVNAMLCKA